In Fusobacterium necrogenes, the following proteins share a genomic window:
- a CDS encoding VirB3 family type IV secretion system protein, protein MIIHPICKALTTDITIAGGARTPVILNGTLATVSILSLQSWQLGIFFIFTHFVIVYLTKKDQKFFDCFKNYIKYDEYYDS, encoded by the coding sequence ATGATAATACACCCTATATGTAAAGCTTTAACTACAGATATAACAATAGCCGGTGGAGCGAGAACACCAGTTATACTAAATGGAACATTGGCAACTGTATCAATTTTATCATTACAAAGTTGGCAGTTAGGAATATTTTTTATTTTTACTCATTTTGTAATAGTTTATTTAACTAAAAAAGATCAAAAATTTTTTGATTGTTTTAAAAACTATATCAAATATGATGAATATTATGACAGTTAG